The region CCGTGCGCTACATCGGCCTGGGGCGTGCCCGTACCGAGCCTTCTGGCCGTCCCGACGACGACTTCGGGAAGGGCACGCGCGAATACCGGCACTGGTGGATCGTGCGGGCGCTGGCGCAACCAGTACTGCCCCAGCCGAAACGACCACCGCCCCATCCTGATCGACCCGTACTTCGCCGGTCCGGAGGACAAGCCGTTGCTGGGCGGCGGGCGCGTGAACGTCCTGCGCCGATCACACCACTCCCTCCGCTCGACCACCGACCTCGAAGTTCGCGCCGACGTGCGGTTGACCGCGTCGGAGAGCGGGTCGTCGTGCGGGGCACGGTGCTCCCGGTGTGACGGGTCAGCAGCGTTGTGACGTCGTCGGGGCCGCCGCTTGACATCGTTTGTAATACAAACCATACTGGGTTTAGTTGGTAATACAAAGTATCGCTACGTGCCCGGAAGGTCCCCATGCGACGAAGTATCGGAACCAAACTGGCCGCTGCCGCGGCCCTGGCAGCCATGCTGGGTTCGACGGTCAGCTCACCTCTGGCAGGAGCCGACGACAGGAACCCCGCACCCGCGGGGACGGTTGTCGCCAGCGGGATCCCGGCACTGGTGGATCCGGCCGCGGATCTCGGCGCCAAGACGCCGGGTCCGGAGGACGACTGGGCCGACTCGATCTACTTCACCAGTCGAGTGAACTCCGGGGGTCACGACATCGGCCTGCTGGTGCACACCGTGCGCATCCCGAAGGGGCCGGGCAACCTGCTGCTGTTCTCCGTTCACGACGCGACCACCGGCTGGTACAAGAGCCACGCCACCAGGGTCGACGCCGGGGACTACGCCTGGAGCACGACGGGCCTCGACATCACGGCGCCCGGTCTCAGGTGGACAGGGGACGCGCAGCGGATGTCCGTCTCCCTCGACGTGCCGTGGGGCTCCCTCGACGTCGTGCTTCAAGCGCGTGGACCGGCCCTGAACTACGGCGGCACCGGAGCGTTCTCCCTCTTCGGCCAGACCAACTACGAGTTCGCCCTTCCCGACCTGCGGACGACCGGCACCCTCACCCTCGACGGGCGCTCCCGGCAGATCACCGGCCAGTCCTGGCTGGACCGTCAGTGGGGGCCGACCGACGGGGCACCGGGCAATCACTGGAGCTGGATGAACCTCAACATGCCCAACGGTGATGCGGTGGCCATCTGGGACGCCGTCCGCGCCGACGGTGACACGCACACCTGGGCAACGGTTCTGCGCAAGGACGGCTCCTACGAGGTGGCATCCGTCGTGCCGCTCGCTGACGACGCGAGTGAGCACTGGACCAGCCCCACGACCGGACAGAGGTACCCGACCCGGTGGATCGTCAGCATCCCGGCGTTGAAGACCCGTCTCACGGTGCGAGTCACCGGCAACCCGGGGCAGGAGATCCTCCTCGGCGGCAACGGGCGTCTGGAGGCCACCGCCGCGTTCGAAGGCACCTACCACGGCACCAAAGTCGCCGGTAGGAACTTCGTCGAGATGTTCGGCGACTGGCACTCCTGAATCTCCAGCGGCGCCGGGTGTTCTCTGCTGTAGCCGACAGGCGGCAGGGGCCGCCCGGCGTCGCCGGCTGTGTTGCGCACCGGCCAGCCTGAACAGGCCTGATAGGAGCTTGGTCCGGAGCCGTTCATCAAGACCATGTCCTACATGGTGGCTTTGAGGAAACGCTTCCAACAGGGCAGGGCCGCAGCCAAGCCCAGGAAGGCCAGGTAGTTGAAGGGATGCCGTTCGTAGCAGGGCGAGAGGCGGCGGTAGCCGGTCAGCCAGGACATGGTGCGTTCGATGGCCCAACGGTGACGACCCAGGCGTTGGGAGGACTCGACGCCCTTGCGGGCGATACGGACTCCGATCCGCTTGCCGCGTAGCCATCGCCGCAGCTCGGCGGTGCCGTATGCCTTGTCGACGTGCAGTTTGCGAGGCTTGCCGTGACGGCTGCGGACGGGATCGTGCCGCGAGAGCAGACCCGCCACCATCGGCTTCAGACCGTCGGCGTCAACGACGTTGCCACGTGAGATGCCGACCACGAGCGGCATTCCCGAACGGTCCGACAGGACATGCAACTCGTACCCGCCTTGCCCCGGTCCACAGGACTCGGACCCGTGTGCCCGCCCCCTTTTCGCCCTCACGTGCGCGGTGTCCAGCAGCACGCGGGACAGATCGACCAGCCCCGCTCCGGTCATTCTCGCCGGCACCGCGCGATGCAGACGGGCCCACACCCCCGCCCCGGCCCAGATCGCGAACCGGCGATGCACCGTCGGTGTCGGCGGCCGTGTCGGCGACGAAGGGGTTGCCGTGGACCATCGGCGTGTCGTTGACCCAGAAGCTGTGCAGGTCCCACTCCTCGGCCGGCACGGAGAGGTCCTCGACACCGGGTTGTGCTCGGGTCGCGGGCAGCGGTGGTTCAGCGGCTGCCGAGTTCTCCCTTGGCGAACCCGTGTTCGCGTGCCGTGAGCACAGTGGCGAGTGCGGGGACGAGCAGTGCGAGCGCGACCCAACTCAGCCATGACGCGTCCGATCCGCTGAGGACGATGCCTCCGATGATGCCACCACCGGCGATTCCGACGTTCCACCCGGTGGTGAGGAGCGCTTGGGCGACGTCGCCGGCGTCGCCTGCCGCTTCGGCGACTGCGGTCTGCAACAGGGTGGAGGTGCCGCCGAACGCGAGCCCCCAGAGCGCTGCGCCGGCGTAGACGAGCGCAGGCGCGCCGGAGAAGGCGCCGAGCAGCAGCGTGCATGTCGCGAAGAGCGCACACGCGAGGATCATGAGGAGGCGCAGGTGCCGGTGGACGAGCGCTCCGGCGATCCAGATGCTCACCAGCGACACCAGGCCGAACGTGAGCAGCACGGCGTCGACCTGACCTGCCATGCCGAGCGGCGTGAGGAACGGGGCGATGTAGGTGTAGAGGATGCTGTGGGCGAGCACGAACGTGAGGGTCACGAGGAGCACGGGCGCCACGCCGGGAATGCGGAAGGTGCGGGCGAGCGGGAGCCGTGAGCCCTTGGGCTGTCCGGGGAAGTTCGGCACCGCCGCGATGACCCACGCGATCAACGCGAGCGTGAGGACGGTCATGATCCCGAACGCGTACCGCCATTCGACGAGCTTGGCCGTGAGCGCCGCAGCGGGAACTCCGACGGACAGCGCGACGATCGCGCCCGCCATCGCGATCGCCATTGCCTTGCCGCGCTGATGTGAGGGAACCATCCGTACCGCGTAACCGGCCAGCAACGCCCAGAGCAACCCGCCGACGATGCCGCCGAGGAACCGGGCGGCCAGCGTGAGCGCGAAGCTCTCGGAGAGCGCGGTGACGGTGTTGACGATCGCGAAGCCCGCGATCGCCACCAGCAGCAGGTGTCGGCGCGGCCAGCCGATCGTCGCCTTGGTGAGCGGGATCGCGGCGAGGATCGCGCCGATCGCGAAGACGGTGACGCTCTGCCCGGCAGCGGTCTCGCTCACGCCCAGGTCTCGGCTCATCTCGGGAAGCACCCCGGCGGGCATCGTCTCGGTCAGGAGCGTGATGAACCCGGTGGTGGCCAAGGCCAGAAGACCCGCCAGCGGGAGCCGGGCGTTCGTCATCGAGCGAGGTGGCAGGGCATCTGATCGTGTCATAGCCTTATCATCGATGGGTGACATCAGTGTGAAGGTCAACTCGGCGTCTGCCGAGTCGCAGAACGCCGGCCACACCAGGGCGAGGAGAGGGACATGCGGATCGGTGAGCTGTCGACGCGCACGGGGACTCCGATGAGGTTGCTGCGCTACTACGAGGAGCAGGAGCTCATCGAGTCGAATCGACTGCCCAACGGATACCGGGACTACGAGGAGTACGTCGTCGACCGGGTTCTCCAGGTGCGGGGCCTGCTCGACGTAGGGCTGCCCACACGGATCATCAAGCAGATCCTGCCCTGCCTGAACACCCCACGCACGATCCACATGCCCTACGTCACGCCGGACATGATCGCAACGCTCGAACGCGAACGCGATCGCATGGCCGAGAAAATCGAATGCCTCACCAAGAACCACCGAGCCATCACCAACTACCTCGACGCCGTACGCCGCAATATCCGAGCCTCATAATCGACGTCGGGTCCGCTGGGCCTGTTGCCGGTCGAATTTGAGACCCCACGTGTAGGGTCTCACCGCTGATGACATCTCGATCTTCTGCGAACTACGGTTTTCCGGCTGTCTCACGGCGATGTCATCACGATCAGTCTCAAGAACGTGGCATCTCCTCGCGCAGTCTGGACGGCCGGGCGTTGCAGATGTTGGCGGACTTCCGCCGCACGTACTGGTACAGACGCGTGTTCCAGTGTCGCGTGTTCGTGCAGGTTGCCGGCGTGTCTGATCGGGCTGACCGGCTTGCTTCGGGGCGGCGTTTCTGCGCCGGCTGGGCCGGTCGGATCGCTTGAGGGTGCTGTGCGCGTTCGCTGGTCGGCTTGTCCGGAGGAGGTGGCACACCTACCGGTGGCAGGCGTCCAGAAGACGGTGCCCGGCCGGGGTCACTCGATGGGGTGGAGCGGTCCGGGTGCGGGGTGGGGATAGGGGAGCGACCGTCGGGGCTGGTGGCGTCCGGCCACCCGGAACCACGACGAAGGGGAATCTCCCTTCTGCGCCCGATGCGCCGAGCGGCCGTGGCCGTGTCCGTGCTCGCCCTTGCTCCGATTTGGTGACGGCTCCTTCCGCGAGTGCCGCCGAGGACATACCGAAGACCGTGCGCGATCACGATGCTCCACAGCTACACGCAGGGCTTCTGCGTCGACAGCGACCGGCAGGGCAACGTGTACGCGAAACCCTGCGACTCCCACAACGACCACCACCAGTGGCAGTGGTGGAACGAGGGAGACAACACCTTCATGCTCATCAGCCAGGGCACCTGGAAATGTCTGGCCGCGAAGGAAGGCTCGTCGGGCAGCGACGGCGACGTCGAGACCGTCACGTGCTACAACCACGAAAACGTGCGCAGGCCCCGGACCCTCTGGCAGGTCGACACCGACCGGTACTCCCTCCGCCTCAGGAACACCGAGTCGGAACCGGGCACCTTCCTGGCCGCCAGGCCGGACCAGGCCGACGGGGTCGGCGTGGGCTGGTTCACCCGGGAAACCGGCTGGAATGCCACTCCGGTTCCGGATCCGGACCGCGTGACCCGCACGACGGGATGACAGGAGTGCGTGTCGGTCCTCTCGTGCGCCCGCTCATTCGGATCGTGGGCGCCGTGAGGTATCGGACCGACACCGAGTAGACCCGTCCTGCCAGCAGGCGGGACGGCGGCGGTGCGCGATGCGCGTAGGTTCGACCGGCATGAACCCCGTCGGACGTTGATCTGTGCGCATGCTGCCGGAAGGCCGCTCAGGTGCGTCGTGGTGGCGGGCGTAGCCGGCGAGCGCGTCCGGATCGAGTGCCCAGGTCTCCAGGAGTACCGGCACGACCTCGACCACGTCGCAAGAGCTACTCGGCCTGCCGTCCGCGCACGACGGCCTTCATCTCCTCCAGCGTCACCGCCGCAGGGTTGGTGCCTCGACGCTGGATCTGCTCGGCCTTGGCCGGCATCCGGTAATACGAACCCGGGCCACGAGGTTCGCGGTAGGCGATGTGCCGCCACTTGCCCAGCAGCTCCCGTACCGGGGCCAGGTCCTTGGCCCGCTTCGCCTCGTCCAGGGCGAGGTCCCACTCGCGGTCGAACTCGGCGGTCAGCATCGGCGTCAGGCACGCCCGGATCGCCAGCGGCTCCGCGGCAGGTGCCACGGGCGGTTGGTCGAGGACAGGCATCAGGTGCATGGCCACTGCCGAGATCAAATATCACTTGCCCTGCGGTGTGGCCTGCAACTGGAACGCTGGGGGTCTCTCGGAACTGAAACAGCCGGTTGATCAGCTCCGCGCGCTCCCACCCGGCGTAGCGTGGGTTGCGCAGGATAGTGGTCACGGTCTCGGCGGTCCAACGGCGCCGCGTGCGGTGGGCGTTGCGTTCGGGGTCGTGTTGGGCAGGGCATGGGGTGCGTCGCTGGTTGTGGATCTCGACCAGGTCCTCGATGCTGCGTCCGGCCAGGCGTTCGGCGAACAGCCACCGCACGGTCGGCGCGGTCCGACAGCGCGCATGACGCGGTCTTGCCCGGCAGCGGCAGCACCCCAGCTTGTGCAGCTCCTCCAGTCGCTTGTGCGCCCGTCTCGACGATTTCCCAGGGATGGGAGGGCCGTATTTCCGTGTGCTGACATCGCTCGCTATGGCGTTCCTGATCGGCCCGACGATGACGTCGATCAAGTGGATTACCTCCACCGGCGAAACGGAACGACTCACGGCGCGTTGAGCCGGCGCCACCGAGTCCTCGGACGACAGGCTTCTCTCATGTCACCGCCTACTGGTCATCCGAGACTCCGGAGCTGGCATCATCGTGCACCTACTCGTCGCGGTTTACGAGGTGAGTGCGCACCTCCACAGGCGGATACCAAGCGTCGGCGTCGTCGCCAACGTCCGGACCTCGGCAAATGCGGACGTTCCAAAATGCGCACTGCATTGAGGCGGCGGGCGCGAGTCGATGCCAGGCGGCACGACGTCCTGTCGGAGGCGGCGGTCCGTGTCACGGTCGTGGACTGGCCCATGTGGGGTGGCGTTTTAGTGGAGGTGTGGTGTGATCTTCGGTCATGGTCGGAGGAAGTCGTTCGGGCCCGGTGATGATGAAGGCCGAGGTGTTGCCTGCTCGCGCGGCCTACCTCATCCGTGAGGGCAGCGTGGACGGGTTGCGTCGGGTGGTCAGGGAAGCGTCGACCCGGTGGGGTGGTGTAGCCGAGCCGGTCGTGCCGGTGCGCCCGGATGGTGAGGTCGATGGGTGGTGGCGGCAGGTGGTGGCCACTTCTGCCGTCGAGGGGTTGGTGGATGTCGATGCGGGCACGGACCGGGCCCGTCGTGTGTCGGAGTCGTTCGGCCTGCCCGTGACCACGCTGGCCGACATCGACCGTTCGGGGCCGACGCGGTTTACCGTCCACCCTTTGTCGTTGAACGATCGGGGCGGCCCCGATGGACAGGCACCTGTTGTGTGTTGTGTGGACGGACCGTTGTGGCAGGCGGTTCTCGCTGGAGACTTCACCGCTGAACATGAGCAGGAGCACGGCGACTTGATCGGCCATCGGCGGCCGCGGACCGGGGACGAGGTCGCCCGCGCTGCTTTGTGGGGCGGGACGTTCCTGGATCGCACGGGTGACAGCTTCGGCGAGAACCATGCCGCGGGCGCATGGCCTGTGCCTGCGCTCGTCTGGGTGGTGGGTGAGGACGAGTTCCGCGACTGCTTGTGGTTCTGGAACATGAGAGCGTTGAGTTCCAGGCGATTCGAGCCGTGTCCGATGGTGCTGGTGCCGGCCGCGGGGGTGGAGCATTGGGTGGGCTTCGGTCGCGACCTGGCCGGGCAACTGTCGCGGCTCGACGAGTTCGCGCCGGACGTGGTTGTCAGCAGCGTCTCGGTACCGGAGGACGTGCTGCACGGGTTGGCCGAGCACGTGCTGGAGCTGCACCCGACCGGCGAGAAGTTGCGGACCGGGGTCAGCTCGTCCGCCAAGCCGCGAGTCCCGCCGTTCACCTATCGGGTGAACCTCGAAATCCGGGACCTGTTGATCTTTTCTCGGCGCTACGGACAGGTCGAGGAACGGGAAGTGTTCGCCACCGACGGGCGCGTCCAGTTGCGAACTCCCTCGCCGGTGGCCTTCAACGGAGCTGGTCGGGTCCTTCTCCGTCTGACCAGTCCGCTTTTCGATGGCCTGCCCGTCCGGGACGTCCTGGCCGGAAAGATCGTCGACAACGCCGTCTGGCGCGACCGCTCGGTACAGATTGCCACGAACACGATGGGCGTCCACCCGTTGAACCTCGCCGTCCCCTCGCTGGGAGACGCCACGGACGTGCTCATCGGAGAGAAGACATCGACCTGGGGTCTGTCGGAGAAGGGCAGGCTCGCCGCAGCCTTGACCGACGGAACGGACCTGTCGGTGCTGCTGCGGCCGACCGTGTACGAGGCCGTCGTCCACTTGACCACCCCACGGGCCACCGCCTACCGGCGTGAGATGGAGAAGATGCGTTCGAACGGCATGTCCGACGAGGAGATCGACGAGTTCGCCGCACGGTGGGGCGGACGCGGCGAACGTCGCTACGACAGCGCAGCCGGGCTGGTGGAACGGATCGGCCAACTAGCGGTGGACCCCGTCGACGCCCTGGAAACGCTGTGTTCCATCGGCTGGGCCGAACGTGGATTCGAGGCAGATTGCGCCCGCTGCGGGGTACGCAGCTTCGTCCCCCTCCCCGCTGCGGAGACAGCGGCCAAGTGCCCCGGCTGCCGGGCGACCGCGACCTACACCAAGACCACATACAGCGTCGCTCTTCACTACCGACTCAACACTCTTGTCGACAGGGCCAGCGACCAGGGAGTGGTGCCGCACCTGTTGGTCATCGCCGCGCTGACCCGGCGCTCCGCGCAAACCCACCTACTCGGCGGAGCCCTGGCCACGTTCCACGATGGCACCAACCGGGAGATCGACGTTGTCGGAATTCACGACCAGCGCTACATCGCAGGTGAAGTGAAGTCGAAGGCCCGCGACTTCACCTCTGAACAACTCGATCGGGACTTCGACACCAGCGCCCGCCTCGGCGTCGACACCCACCTGATCGCCGCCGTCGACACCATCCCAACCGACCTCGAACTGTCCGCGCACGCGCGGGCACAGGCGGCTGGACTGGACCTCATCAACCTCTCGAAGGAACAGCTTCGCCCCACCCAATGACCCGATCCCGGGATGCCCATACGGACCATCGGGCACAGCTGCATCGGATCCCTGCCGCAGTCACCGACAGCGGGCGGGACCGCTCATCGGCAGAAGCGGGCGTTCGTCTTCTTTGCCGGGTGGAGGATGTGGGCGTGGAACGTTTCCAGGACGACGACGCCGGATACGAGCGGTGGTTGGCCGGTCATTCCGACCTGTACGTGCTCAACACGACCCGCAACCCCACGCCGGGCTACCTGAAGCTGCACCGGGCCACCTGCCGGACGATCGCGGGAGCCCCGGCGCGCGGCGACCGGTGGACCGGGGAGTACATCAAGTTCTGCGGGCCGAAAGCCGAGCTGGAACGGTTCGCCCGGACCCACGTCGGCGGCGAGGCATCACCCTGCGGCCTCTGCCATCGACCGGCGAAGGGCAGTCCGCGTTCGTAGATCGCCGGCCCGTGGTGACAGACGGCACGGTCGCCGTGTTGCCGGCAGGGAAACGGACGTTCCGAACGCGCGGCTCGCGGCAGAAGTGTGTGTTTGGTGGTGTGGCTGTCCGTCTGTCAGGTGTAGGTGGTCGAGGCCTGGTGAGAAACCGGTGACGTGGTCGGGTGTGCCGTGGTGCGGTCGGGTCGGGGTGAATCGGCCTTCGGTGACGGCCACGTCGTACGAGCCGCCGATCGGGTACTCCGTGAGGATTCCGGTGACGTGGTGGCGGGCGGCCCAGGCGAGCCCCTCCGCGCGGGTGGTGAACACGCCTGCCGCGAAACGTGCGCGATCATCGTGGAAGATCCAGATCGTCGGTCGTGCCACGGTGTCGTGACGACGCGTTCCCTCGTCGCGGTCCCTCACCACGTCGTTGTACCCGAGCACCCGCATCGCGACGGAAGCGGGTGTTCCTGGTGTCGGGCCTGCGGCGGGGGAGTCGGTGCGGCCGCGGGTTCTCCTGGTTCGTGTTCGTGTCGCGCACGAAAAGGACGAAGGGCCCGCGCGGCGACCAGTCGGTACCGCCGGGCTCGGACTGGAAGCCGTTCCTGCCGGCCGCGGTGATCCTGGTCGTGAGGTACCGGGTGCCCTGGGTGAACGCCTTGCCCTCCACCGAGTGGGTGCCGCCGGTACCGTTCTTGGGTGCTCACCCGCCTCACCCACGAAGCCGAGCCCGGGTCGTATCGCAACCACCGCAGTCCGAGCACGGCGGCGCGCGTCAGCTCGGGAAGAGCCAGGCGCTGGTGATCACCGAGGAGTCCCGGATCTCGTCCCACACGGCGGCGTTCTGGTTGAGCCGCGTGGTCACGCTCGCCTCCTGGTCGTTGGCCGGGCGGATGGCGGACGTGGCGGTGCACCAGATGTTGATCTCGTCGCCCCGGAGGTCCTGCTCGTTGAACAGCGGGCCGCCGAACAGCCGGTTCTCGTCCGGATGGGCCCGGAACGGCTGCGTCCGCTGTTTGTCCGTCATGTGGTGTTGTGCGATGTCCCGCAGGTGACGGACGAGGTCGGCTGTCTGGATGGTCGTGGTGCCCGCGTGCGACGCGCCCGCGAGCGAGTCCGCGAGGGAATAGCTCCCGATGTAGCTCTGGAGGATCCGGCACTCCGGCCCGCGCCGCTCGACGAAGAACGTGTGACCGTTGGTGTGGATCTCCAGGTTGGCGTCCCCCGCTTCGGACACCCGGCCGAGCACCTGGTCCAGGCCGTAGATCCGTTGCGGGGCGCCACTGTCCGGGTAGCTCGTTTCGCGGAGGATGTTCACCGTCTCACCGCAGACGCTCGTGAAGTTCTGCGTGAGCCACGTGTAGGCCTGGTTCAGCGGCAGGCCCATCATCTCTTCGTCGTCGATGAAGCTCAGCAGGACCCCGTGCGGGTCGAACATGCGGAACTCCAACTCGCGCAAGGGGATGCCGAACCGTCGGAGGATGTCGCCGAGCTGCGCGGCGGGCAGCGGCACGGGCACGGGCGCCGCGAGCGCACTGGACCCCGACTGCCCGCCGGACCGCCGACCGGACCGACCGGACCGACCGCCGGACGACTGCCCGCCCGGTCGACCTCCGGACCGCCCATCGGGCCGCCGGGTGGGTAGTGGGACGTCCTGGTCGGGTTCGTTGGAGAAGCAGTTGCCCATCCGCTGTACGGTCAGGTCCCCGTCGCCGGTCGCGGCCGGTGCGCGCTGGACGTCGGCAGCCACTCCTCCGGACGCGGACTCGGACGCGGACGTGCCCGGCTGCGGTGTCGGGCTGTCCATGACCCGCGTCGCATTGGCCTCCGCCGCCCGCTCGAACCGGTCCGACGGGTCGCTGATGCTCGTCCCGTCGCCCCGGTCGGTCCCCGCGACGGGGCCTTGGCCTTGCTGGATCACGTGAGTGAGTTCGTGGGCCAGTGTGTGCCTATCGGCCCCACCCGACCCGATGACCACGTGGTTGCCCGAGGTGTAGGCGCGGGGCGTCGATCCCGGCGGCCGACTCGCGGGCCTCGGCGCCGGTGTGCAGCCGGACGTCGGAGAAGTCTGCCCCGAGCCGGGACTCCATTTCCTGCCGGACCGCCGCGCCCAGCGGGGTGCCGGGCCGGTCGAGCACGTCGTGGATCGCTGACCGCTGCACGGCTGTGTCCCGGTCCCGGTCGTCGGCGCACTCGGCAGGGGGCTCGTGCCGGGCCTGGAGCATTCGGGTCACCGCGGTGTTGCCCACCGCGCGTTGGAGCGCCAGCACCCCCTCGACGGCCGGGGTGGCCGGCTGCGAACGCGCAGGCCCGGCCACGTCCCGACGTGGATCGACTTCCCGGCCCTCACCTCGGCCGCGAATGCGCATGGCTCCTCCAACAAGAGATCCGGGCGGACCTCTCATGCCTACCGGGCACCCGCCCGGCGTTGCAGAGGAGCCAGGGCAAGGTTCGTGTCCCTGTCCTGCCCTTTCGACCCGGGCCGACCACGACACCGGCAAAGCCGGCGCGAAGACCTCGACGGAGGCGACGTGCGCATTCGAACGACGCCTGCCCAGCGTCGTCTACGACCGAATGACCGCCGACCACGGGACGCACGACAAGTCAGCCGAGGCTCCCTCCTCGCCTAAGCCTGAGTTTTACCCTTTGGTGGTTGTTGTCGGGGTCTTGCCGGGGTCGTGGTGTCGGGCTGGATGCAGGTTTCGTGCGCGGACCACCTCGTCGCCATGCTCAGGACGACCACATGATCTTGGCCGCCTTCGGGGCACCCTTCGGCGTGCGGGATCGAGGTCGGAACGGCCAGGCTGCAAGGCGGTGGTGCCGGGATGCGCCGAGTCCACTCTGCGGACTGCGCCGGTCGTCGATGTCTGACAGCACTGCGAAGGTGTCTGGGCGAGTCGCCGCCGGCGACCGGTCCGCCTCGCGTGCGTGAAGGTGGTGCAGGTGCCTCGCCGCACTCTCCACGCGGGCGACGGTCGGGTTCGGGCGGTGGATGAGGGGATAAGCGTCATCGATGTCCGATGTGACCTGACCTGGGGGTGCTCGGCCGCGTCGTGGCTACTCTGCGCCATCAACGCGCAGAGTAGCTCTCAGTGTCACCTCATCGAGGTTGGGCCCTGACCCCGGACGTTGGACACCAGACACACTTGGATCCTGACGATCCGGGTGGACAGGAGTCCCGTTCAGATGGTGATGAAGCACTACCCGCCGGAGTTCCGGGCCGATGCGGTCGCGCTCTGCCGGTCCCGCCTGGGCGCGACGATCAAATCGGTGGCCCAGGACCTGGGCGTCAACCACGAGACGCTGCGCAACTGGATCCGGCTCGACGACGCACAACGCACCGAGGCGTCCGCCTCCACCGCGAGCGCCTCGGCTCCGGCCTCGCCGGAGGAGGAGAACGCCGCACTGCGCAGGCGGATCCGCGAGCTGGAGGAGGAACGCGACATCCTGCGCAAGGCGGCCCGGTATTTCGCAGGGGAGACGCGCTGGTGAGGAGCCGTAAATCAACTACTGCCTGCTTTGATCATGTTTTCGTGGTGTTCGATCGCGGCTTTGAGGGCTTCGAGCGTGCGGGGTGGGTGGGTTCGGCGAGGCAGGCCGAGGACCGCGGCGGTGTTGGGTCCGGCGAAGGCCAGCAGCGGCCTGGTCCGGTGTGCGTGGTAGCTCAGGGTGTAGCGGTCCCGTTGGAGTAATCGGGCCGCCAGGGTCAGGGTGATTGTGTTGCGGCGACTCAGGATTGCCGCCAGTACGCGGTGACGTGGTCGAGGAACCCGAATCCGGGGTTGTATCCGCGACGGTCGATGCCCTGCCTCTTCTGACGCTCTGCTTCGGCCAGAAGCTTGCGGCAGGGTTCGAGTTCGTCCACGAGCCGGTCGAAGCGTTCGCGGGTCATGCCGGTCAGGGCGGGATGGGTGAGCAGGAAGGTGGCTTCGGCCGGGATCGCGGGCAGTCGACGTGTCGGCTCGGTCGGTGCTTCCGCATCGGGATCGCGCGGAGCGATGGCATAGTTCCATTCACCGTGGAACTCCTCGCGTTCGACGCGGTGCGCGACGGCCTGGCGTTCGG is a window of Saccharothrix espanaensis DSM 44229 DNA encoding:
- a CDS encoding lipocalin family protein, whose product is MDPAADLGAKTPGPEDDWADSIYFTSRVNSGGHDIGLLVHTVRIPKGPGNLLLFSVHDATTGWYKSHATRVDAGDYAWSTTGLDITAPGLRWTGDAQRMSVSLDVPWGSLDVVLQARGPALNYGGTGAFSLFGQTNYEFALPDLRTTGTLTLDGRSRQITGQSWLDRQWGPTDGAPGNHWSWMNLNMPNGDAVAIWDAVRADGDTHTWATVLRKDGSYEVASVVPLADDASEHWTSPTTGQRYPTRWIVSIPALKTRLTVRVTGNPGQEILLGGNGRLEATAAFEGTYHGTKVAGRNFVEMFGDWHS
- a CDS encoding IS5 family transposase, coding for MAELGRARTARPRTRHCAHGTRTRVRQGRTRQPLNHRCPRPEHNPVSRTSPCRPRSGTCTASGSTTRRWSTATPSSPTRPPTPTVHRRFAIWAGAGVWARLHRAVPARMTGAGLVDLSRVLLDTAHVRAKRGRAHGSESCGPGQGGYELHVLSDRSGMPLVVGISRGNVVDADGLKPMVAGLLSRHDPVRSRHGKPRKLHVDKAYGTAELRRWLRGKRIGVRIARKGVESSQRLGRHRWAIERTMSWLTGYRRLSPCYERHPFNYLAFLGLAAALPCWKRFLKATM
- a CDS encoding MFS transporter, coding for MTNARLPLAGLLALATTGFITLLTETMPAGVLPEMSRDLGVSETAAGQSVTVFAIGAILAAIPLTKATIGWPRRHLLLVAIAGFAIVNTVTALSESFALTLAARFLGGIVGGLLWALLAGYAVRMVPSHQRGKAMAIAMAGAIVALSVGVPAAALTAKLVEWRYAFGIMTVLTLALIAWVIAAVPNFPGQPKGSRLPLARTFRIPGVAPVLLVTLTFVLAHSILYTYIAPFLTPLGMAGQVDAVLLTFGLVSLVSIWIAGALVHRHLRLLMILACALFATCTLLLGAFSGAPALVYAGAALWGLAFGGTSTLLQTAVAEAAGDAGDVAQALLTTGWNVGIAGGGIIGGIVLSGSDASWLSWVALALLVPALATVLTAREHGFAKGELGSR
- a CDS encoding MerR family transcriptional regulator, translated to MRIGELSTRTGTPMRLLRYYEEQELIESNRLPNGYRDYEEYVVDRVLQVRGLLDVGLPTRIIKQILPCLNTPRTIHMPYVTPDMIATLERERDRMAEKIECLTKNHRAITNYLDAVRRNIRAS
- a CDS encoding RICIN domain-containing protein — its product is MLHSYTQGFCVDSDRQGNVYAKPCDSHNDHHQWQWWNEGDNTFMLISQGTWKCLAAKEGSSGSDGDVETVTCYNHENVRRPRTLWQVDTDRYSLRLRNTESEPGTFLAARPDQADGVGVGWFTRETGWNATPVPDPDRVTRTTG
- a CDS encoding DUF6247 family protein, producing MAPAAEPLAIRACLTPMLTAEFDREWDLALDEAKRAKDLAPVRELLGKWRHIAYREPRGPGSYYRMPAKAEQIQRRGTNPAAVTLEEMKAVVRGRQAE
- a CDS encoding DUF7710 domain-containing protein: MRVLGYNDVVRDRDEGTRRHDTVARPTIWIFHDDRARFAAGVFTTRAEGLAWAARHHVTGILTEYPIGGSYDVAVTEGRFTPTRPHHGTPDHVTGFSPGLDHLHLTDGQPHHQTHTSAASRAFGTSVSLPATRRPCRLSPRAGDLRTRTALRRSMAEAAG
- a CDS encoding eCIS core domain-containing protein — translated: MVIGSGGADRHTLAHELTHVIQQGQGPVAGTDRGDGTSISDPSDRFERAAEANATRVMDSPTPQPGTSASESASGGVAADVQRAPAATGDGDLTVQRMGNCFSNEPDQDVPLPTRRPDGRSGGRPGGQSSGGRSGRSGRRSGGQSGSSALAAPVPVPLPAAQLGDILRRFGIPLRELEFRMFDPHGVLLSFIDDEEMMGLPLNQAYTWLTQNFTSVCGETVNILRETSYPDSGAPQRIYGLDQVLGRVSEAGDANLEIHTNGHTFFVERRGPECRILQSYIGSYSLADSLAGASHAGTTTIQTADLVRHLRDIAQHHMTDKQRTQPFRAHPDENRLFGGPLFNEQDLRGDEINIWCTATSAIRPANDQEASVTTRLNQNAAVWDEIRDSSVITSAWLFPS
- a CDS encoding eCIS core domain-containing protein encodes the protein MRIRGRGEGREVDPRRDVAGPARSQPATPAVEGVLALQRAVGNTAVTRMLQARHEPPAECADDRDRDTAVQRSAIHDVLDRPGTPLGAAVRQEMESRLGADFSDVRLHTGAEARESAAGIDAPRLHLGQPRGHRVGWGR
- a CDS encoding transposase, whose translation is MVMKHYPPEFRADAVALCRSRLGATIKSVAQDLGVNHETLRNWIRLDDAQRTEASASTASASAPASPEEENAALRRRIRELEEERDILRKAARYFAGETRW